The DNA segment CAACACAAGTAATGTGCGTCACCCACCTTCCGCAGGTGGCTGGATGCGGCCATCAGCACTTTTTTGTCAGCAAAGAGACAGACGGTGAAATGACCGAAACGCACATGCAGCCGTTGGATAAACGCGCGCGGTTGCAGGAGCTGGCGCGCCTGCTGGGCGGCAGCGAAGTGACGCGCAACACCCTCGCAAATGCGAAAGAACTGCTGGCAGCGTAAACTTTTTTGCACCTTAACGGTCAGAGTAGACAACAAAAACGCCGTCGGACCCGTAAGCAAAAGGTTTTAAAGTGGTGAAAGGTCTATTATCATCGGCATATTACATATGAGCCACGTACTGCTCGGGCCCGAAAAGGAATCAAATCACTATGCGCTGTAAAACGCTGACTGCTGCCGCAGCAGTATTATTGATGTTGACCGCAGGCTGTTCCACTCTGGAGCGAGTGGTTTACCGCCCTGATATCAACCAGGGGAACTATCTGACCGCGAACGATGTAGCCAAAATTCGTGTGGGCATGACGCAACAGCAGGTTGCCTATGCTCTGGGTACGCCGATGATGTCCGATCCGTTTGGCACCAACACCTGGTTCTATGTGTTCCGTCAACAGCCGGGCCATGAAGGTGTTACGCAGCAAACGCTGACGTTGACCTTCAACAGCAGCGGCGTATTGACCAATATCGACAACAAGCCTTCGTTGACCGACAACCAGTAAGCTTGTCTTCAGATAACAAAAAAGGTGCTCCGTGAGCACCTTTTTTGTTATCTGCTATTTTTTTGCCGATTTCTCTGCCCGCTGTCTGCGCAACTCTTTCGGATCGGCAATCAGTGGACGGTAAATTTCGACCCGATCGCCATCCTGTAACTCATCCGCCAGCTTGACCGGACGGCTGTAAATACCGACTTTGTTTTTCGTCAGATCGATATCGGTACGCAGTTCCAGCAACCCCGACGCGCGGATCGCCTCTTCGACCGTTGCCCCCGGCTGCAACGTCACCCTTTGCAGGTACTGTTTCTCAGGCAGCGCATAGGCCACCTCAACGACAATCTTAGGCGACACGGTAGACCTCTTTGGCTCGAACCGTAAAAGCCTGCACCATATTGGATGCCAGCTCTTTGAAGATACGGCCAAACGCCAGCTCGATCAGCTTATTGGTAAACTCGAAATCGAGATGAAACTCAATGCGGCAAGCATCCGTACTCAACGGCGTAAATTTCCAGCCGCCAATCAGTTTTTTGAACGGACCGTCGACCAGTTGCATCAGGATACTCTGGTTACTGGTTAACTGATTTCGCGTGGTGAACGTCTTGCTGATCCCCGCCTTAGAGACATCCACCGCGGCCGTCATTTGTCCTGGCGTAGACTCAAGAACACGGCTGCCGGTGCAACCCGGTAAAAACTGGGGATAGGACTGAACATCATTCACTAACTGATACATCTGTTCCGCACTGTAAGGGACTAACGCGGTTCGACTAATCTGCGGCATAGCTATTTCCATCAACAAAAATCGAACAAATAATACCATTTATCGCAAGGTAAAAAAAACGCTATCCCACAACAGGGTACAACCTTGTTCATGCTAAGATATCCCCTTACGCCCCGAAGGATGAAATGGGGTGTTTTTCGATTCCAGATTACCTATACTGAGCGGCACTATGACGAAGAAAAAAGCACACAAACCTGGCTCAGCCACCATCGCGCTCAACAAACGCGCGCGACATGAATACTTTATCGAAGAAGAGTTCGAAGCGGGACTCGCCCTGCAAGGGTGGGAAGTGAAATCCCTGCGCGCCGGAAAAGCCAACATCGGCGACAGCTATGTGATCCTGAAAGACGGCGAAGCTTACCTGTTCGGCGCTAACTTTACGCCGATGGCGGTGGCTTCTACACACGTGGTGTGCGATCCCACTCGCACCCGTAAACTGTTGCTGAATCAGCGTGAACTTGACTCCCTGTATGGCCGCGTGAATCGTGAAGGCTACACCGTTGTCGCCCTTTCTCTGTACTGGAAGAATGCCTGGTGCAAAGTCAAAATTGGCGTAGCGAAGGGTAAAAAACAGCACGACAAACGTTCCGACCTGAAAGAACGTGAATGGCAACTGGATAAAGCGCGCATTATGAAAAATGCCGGACGCTAACGATGTTATTATGTGACCTGCCTCGCATTCGGGGCAGGTCATTATTATTTACCCCTTGAATCTCCAAAAATATATTCTCCCATTCATTATTTCTATTTCCGCTGAAACGTAAAAACTGACAAGAATATATCTTCAGCCATATTCAAATCAGGTACATAGTCCAATAATCTAATACTTCAAATAATTTTTTTTGACATTTTAAGATTCAGAAATACCAATACAATTTGTGCAAGAAATCAATTCTCTTTCGGGCCAATATTAATAAAAAAACCTTTTTAATACATTAAGATAAATCACATACACTTTCTACATCGTGCCGTTTCACTTCGTCAACCGGTGCAAAACCGTATATATTTCACCCTCACTAAACAAATCACAAATATACCTTAATTTGCAGAACGAGTGCTTTCTGACTATATCATCTAATACGAAAGTACCAGTGAATCAAAAAAACAAAGGGTTATTCAGCGCAACAGAAACCAACATCTGCACGGCCACAGCATAGAAATCACCGGCGAGAATTCATCGACATGATGAACGGGATCGCGCATCTGCACATTTTCCCCGTCCGGTGATTTTAACGAATTAATGCACAGAGCAAGCCATCAGGAGTAAACATATGCGTCTTCTCGCTGTTATATCCAAGTTGACGGGCGTTTCCACCCATGTCGAAGCCTCTGAAATCACACTAAATGCCCCTTCCATTGTGAAATTATCCGCAGAGCGTAGCGATATCAGTCAACTGGCTCGCGTGAATCAGGATCTGGTGATCACCTTTACGTCCGGTGAAAAACTGACCGTTAAAAATTTCTATGTGGCGAACGATCAGGGGGCCAGCCAACTGGTACTGGAAGACAGTCACGGTGCGCTGTGGTGGGTGGAAAACCCGGAAAGCGGCCTGCATTTTGAACACATTTCCACTATTGACGATTTGCTGGTTACCGCCGGTGAATCTCACGAAGGCGGAGCTATCTGGCCGTGGGTGCTGGGTGGCGCGGTTGCCGCCGGTGGGATCGCAGCAATAGCGTCCTCGGGCGGTGGCGGCAGCCACCATCATGATAACGACAATGGCAATCCTGGTGAGGGTTCCGGGGATGGCGGCGGAAATAACGGAGGCGGAGACAACGGCGGCGGCGATAACGGCACAAATCCTCCTGGCGGGGAAAACCCCACGCCACCGACGGCCCCTGTCATTACCGGCGCGACGGACGCCGTCTCCGCCATCA comes from the Citrobacter amalonaticus genome and includes:
- a CDS encoding RnfH family protein, translating into MSPKIVVEVAYALPEKQYLQRVTLQPGATVEEAIRASGLLELRTDIDLTKNKVGIYSRPVKLADELQDGDRVEIYRPLIADPKELRRQRAEKSAKK
- a CDS encoding type II toxin-antitoxin system RatA family toxin, with amino-acid sequence MPQISRTALVPYSAEQMYQLVNDVQSYPQFLPGCTGSRVLESTPGQMTAAVDVSKAGISKTFTTRNQLTSNQSILMQLVDGPFKKLIGGWKFTPLSTDACRIEFHLDFEFTNKLIELAFGRIFKELASNMVQAFTVRAKEVYRVA
- the bamE gene encoding outer membrane protein assembly factor BamE; translated protein: MRCKTLTAAAAVLLMLTAGCSTLERVVYRPDINQGNYLTANDVAKIRVGMTQQQVAYALGTPMMSDPFGTNTWFYVFRQQPGHEGVTQQTLTLTFNSSGVLTNIDNKPSLTDNQ
- the smpB gene encoding SsrA-binding protein SmpB, with amino-acid sequence MTKKKAHKPGSATIALNKRARHEYFIEEEFEAGLALQGWEVKSLRAGKANIGDSYVILKDGEAYLFGANFTPMAVASTHVVCDPTRTRKLLLNQRELDSLYGRVNREGYTVVALSLYWKNAWCKVKIGVAKGKKQHDKRSDLKEREWQLDKARIMKNAGR